In Poecile atricapillus isolate bPoeAtr1 chromosome W, bPoeAtr1.hap1, whole genome shotgun sequence, one DNA window encodes the following:
- the LOC131592408 gene encoding GTP-binding protein Rhes has product MMKTMSGGNCNLNVPAKNSYRMVVLGASRVGKSSIVSRFLNGRFEDQYTPTIEDFHRKVYNIRGDMYQLDILDTSGNHPFPAMRRLSILTGDVFILVFSLDNRESFDEVKRLQKQILEVKSCLKNKTKESADLPMVICGNKNDHSEIFRKVRTDEGENLVSSDENCAYFEVSAKKNTNVDEMFYVLFSMAKLPHEMSPSLHRKISIQYGDTFQQKSFRMRRVKDMDAYGMISPFARRPSVNSDLKYIKSKVLREGQSREREKCTVQ; this is encoded by the exons ATGATGAAGACTATGTCTGGTGGAAACTGCAACCTGAACGTGCCGGCCAAGAACTCATACCGCATGGTGGTTCTGGGAGCCTCCAGGGTGGGGAAAAGCTCCATCGTCTCACGCTTCCTCAATGGCCGCTTTGAGGATCAGTACACTCCCACCATCGAGGATTTTCATCGCAAGGTCTACAATATACGGGGGGACATGTATCAGCTGGACATCCTGGACACCTCTGGGAATCACCCTTTCCCTGCCATGAGGAGGCTTTCCATCCTAACAG ggGATGTTTTCATCCTGGTGTTCAGCCTAGACAACAGAGAATCTTTTGATGAGGTCAAGCGACTCCAGAAACAGATCCTTGAGGTCAAATCCTGCCTGAAGAACAAGACCAAGGAATCAGCTGACCTCCCCATGGTGATCTGTGGCAACAAAAACGACCACAGTGAAATTTTCCGCAAGGTACGCACTGATGAAGGTGAGAATCTTGTCTCCAGTGATGAAAACTGTGCTTACTTCGAAGTGTCAGCCAAGAAGAACACCAATGTGGATGAGATGTTTTATGTCCTCTTCAGCATGGCCAAGCTACCTCATGAGATGAGCCCTTCCCTGCACAGGAAAATCTCCATCCAGTATGGTGACACTTTCCAACAGAAATCCTTCCGGATGCGCCGAGTCAAAGACATGGATGCCTACGGCATGATCTCTCCCTTCGCTCGCCGGCCAAGTGTCAACAGTGACCTGAAGTATATCAAATCAAAAGTTCTCAGGGAAGGTCAgtccagagagagagagaaatgcaCAGTCCAGTGA